The following DNA comes from Streptomyces sp. Ag109_O5-10.
CCGGGCGCGAGCCGCCGCCGTAGCGAGGCCAGGAACTCCGCCCGCTCGGCCGGCAGCAGGTTGCCGATCGTGCCGCCGAGGAACACCAGGAGCCGGGGCCCGGGCGTCTCGGGCAGCTCCAGGCGGCCGGTGAAGTCGGCGATCAGGGCGTGCACGGACAGCCCCGGCCGCTCCGCGACGAGCGCCTCCCCGGCCTGCGTGAGCGCGCTCTCGCTGACGTCGACCGGGACGTACACCTCCAGGCCGGTGAGCGCGTCGATGAGCAGGCGGGTCTTCTCGGAGGAACCAGAGCCCAGCTCCACCAGGGTGCGGGCACCGCTCGCGGCGGCGATCTCGCCGGACCGGGCGAGCAGGATCTCCCGCTCGGCCCGGGTCGGGTAGTACTCGGGCAGCTCGGTGATCCGCTCGAACAGCTCGCTGCCCCGGGCGTCGTAGAACCACTTGGGCGGCAGCGTCTTGGGGGTTGCGGTGAGGCCGGTCAGGACATCGGCGCGCAGCGCGGCGTCCGTCGCGTCCTCGGGAAGGGTGCGGGTGACCAGGAAGGGACTCACGTACAGGGCTCCTTAGGTGGTACCGATGCCAGGTCCTCGACCGGGTTCTCGACGGGCGTGAGGACGACGCCCGCGCGGCTCGCGGTGAGCAGCGTGCGGTCGGGGACCTCCTGCCAGCGCGGGTCGTCGTCGTACGGCTCGGAGGCGACGACGGTGCGCAGGCCGGGTTCCGCGAGGTAGTGGAGGCTGTCGCCCCAGGCGGTGGCGGTGATGGTCTCGCCGTCGGTGAGGAGGAGGTTGAGCCGGGCCG
Coding sequences within:
- the egtD gene encoding L-histidine N(alpha)-methyltransferase; the protein is MSPFLVTRTLPEDATDAALRADVLTGLTATPKTLPPKWFYDARGSELFERITELPEYYPTRAEREILLARSGEIAAASGARTLVELGSGSSEKTRLLIDALTGLEVYVPVDVSESALTQAGEALVAERPGLSVHALIADFTGRLELPETPGPRLLVFLGGTIGNLLPAERAEFLASLRRRLAPGDALLLGTDLVKDEGVLVRAYDDAAGVTAEFNKNVLAVVDRELGADFDPEAFDHVALWDADNEWIEMRLRSRVAQTVKVPALDLAVDFAAGEELRTEVSAKFRRAGVTAELAGAGLELTHWWTDTQGRFALSLSVAR